GCTGTGGATAAAATAAAAATAAGAATAAAGGAAAAAGATAACGGAAATATAGGTAAGTTTTTACAGATAGGTAATTCTATCAGTCAGCTTCCTGTAAAAATAGCCATACATACTTTAAGCGGAGTAGAATTTGTTGATACTACAGAGATTGTAAGGATTGAAGCCGCAGGAAGTTATTCAAATGTATTTATGAATGGGAATAAAAAAATTGTTAGTTCAAAAAACCTGAAAGAGTTCCAGAATATTTTAAATAATGAATATTTTTTCAGGGCACACAATTCTCATCTTATTAATTTGATCATGGTAAAGCGTTTTTTAAAAAACGAAAACATGATTGAAATGAATGACGGTTCCATTATTTCTCTTTCGCGCCGAAACAGGGAGGATTTTATTAGGCAAATGGAAAAAATGTCAAATTGATATTT
This Bacteroidales bacterium DNA region includes the following protein-coding sequences:
- a CDS encoding LytTR family DNA-binding domain-containing protein — translated: MNIVIVDDEKDAVHSLELMLNEYCSDVNIVGKAFSVIEAIKEIQNKKPDLVFLDIEMPHGTGFDILDSIPDRKFEVIFVTAYNDYAIKAIKAMAADYIMKPMDIDELISAVDKIKIRIKEKDNGNIGKFLQIGNSISQLPVKIAIHTLSGVEFVDTTEIVRIEAAGSYSNVFMNGNKKIVSSKNLKEFQNILNNEYFFRAHNSHLINLIMVKRFLKNENMIEMNDGSIISLSRRNREDFIRQMEKMSN